One stretch of Tenacibaculum sp. MAR_2010_89 DNA includes these proteins:
- a CDS encoding alpha/beta hydrolase → MQKQHIYFVPGLAANTKIFEHISLPEDKFQLHFLEWILPTSVDESIQDYSKRMCATIKHETPILIGVSFGGIMVQEMSKHIQHKKVIIISSIKSNEELPKRLKLAQVTKAYKLFPTKIISNIEKYEQYFFNDYLKKRAELYKVYLSIRHEDYLHWAIYNVLHWEQQNQLTDIVHIHGDKDEIFPIKNIKNSIIVKNGTHIMILNKAKTISKILERECFLLT, encoded by the coding sequence ATGCAAAAACAGCATATTTATTTTGTTCCTGGTTTAGCAGCTAACACCAAAATATTTGAACACATTTCTTTACCTGAAGATAAATTTCAACTTCATTTTTTAGAATGGATACTACCAACATCTGTTGATGAAAGCATACAAGATTACTCTAAACGTATGTGTGCTACTATTAAACATGAAACCCCTATTTTGATAGGGGTTTCATTTGGTGGAATTATGGTACAAGAGATGAGTAAACATATTCAACATAAAAAAGTTATTATTATTTCAAGTATTAAAAGTAATGAAGAGCTACCTAAACGTTTAAAACTTGCTCAAGTAACTAAAGCTTATAAATTATTTCCTACCAAGATAATTTCCAATATTGAAAAATATGAACAATACTTCTTTAATGACTACTTAAAAAAGAGAGCTGAGTTATATAAAGTTTATTTATCAATAAGGCATGAAGATTATTTACACTGGGCTATATATAATGTACTACACTGGGAACAACAAAATCAACTAACTGACATTGTGCACATTCATGGCGATAAAGATGAGATTTTCCCTATCAAAAACATTAAAAACTCAATTATTGTAAAGAATGGTACGCACATTATGATATTAAATAAAGCAAAAACTATATCAAAAATTTTAGAAAGGGAATGTTTTTTGCTAACTTAG
- a CDS encoding lytic transglycosylase domain-containing protein, protein MNKLVRFLPTITIITLALLLMNTISKDKEPVIKNVAESYEIKAIKVPERMELAGEQVPLDRNDIKERMDRELLVNTYWQSNGLLLIKRAHKFFPIIEPLLKKYDLPDDFKYLCVAESALINIPSSKGAAGYWHFLPSTGREFGLEVNRNVDERYNLEKSTRVAAAYLKKAKRKFGSWTLAAAAYNAGNGRISQRLKQQQVTDYYDLLLNTETGRYIFRILALKEVLSNPKKYGFVFDQEDLYTFPSTYEVKVDTAITNIASFAKNYGITYKDLKIVNPWLRETKLNNKSRKEYIIKIPTSK, encoded by the coding sequence ATGAATAAGCTAGTACGATTTTTACCTACAATAACCATCATTACTTTAGCTCTTTTACTAATGAATACTATTAGTAAAGATAAAGAGCCAGTTATAAAAAACGTTGCTGAAAGCTATGAGATAAAAGCTATTAAAGTTCCTGAAAGAATGGAGTTAGCTGGAGAACAAGTTCCTTTAGATAGAAACGATATTAAAGAACGAATGGATCGTGAGTTATTGGTGAATACCTATTGGCAATCAAATGGTTTATTACTTATAAAACGTGCTCATAAGTTTTTTCCTATCATTGAACCTTTATTAAAGAAATATGACTTACCTGATGATTTTAAATACTTATGCGTAGCAGAAAGTGCTTTAATAAACATACCATCATCAAAAGGGGCTGCTGGTTATTGGCATTTTTTACCATCAACTGGTCGTGAATTTGGATTAGAAGTTAATAGAAATGTTGATGAACGTTATAATTTAGAAAAATCAACTAGAGTTGCTGCTGCTTACTTAAAAAAAGCTAAAAGAAAGTTTGGTTCTTGGACGCTTGCCGCTGCTGCTTATAATGCTGGGAATGGAAGAATTTCTCAACGTTTAAAGCAACAACAAGTAACTGATTATTACGATTTATTATTAAATACCGAAACAGGAAGGTATATTTTCAGAATATTGGCTTTAAAAGAAGTTTTATCAAACCCTAAAAAATATGGATTTGTTTTTGATCAAGAAGATCTATATACATTTCCTTCAACCTATGAAGTTAAAGTTGACACTGCCATTACTAACATTGCAAGCTTTGCTAAAAATTATGGAATTACCTATAAAGATTTAAAAATAGTAAATCCTTGGCTTAGAGAAACAAAATTAAATAATAAAAGTAGAAAAGAATATATTATAAAAATACCTACCTCTAAATAA
- a CDS encoding GNAT family N-acetyltransferase yields the protein MDTVIKKIKTEDTYLIRKEVLRKGIDLPYKFVGDFDDETYHLGAFFNDKQVGIVTLMKSENNIFVDNQYQLRGMATLIEVRGKGIGKQIVNEALSLLRNDGVTTLWCNAREEASSFYKGLGFTIVGESFIVEKVGVHYVMTIDL from the coding sequence ATGGATACTGTAATTAAAAAAATTAAGACGGAAGACACTTATTTGATAAGAAAAGAAGTTTTAAGAAAAGGAATTGACTTACCGTATAAGTTTGTGGGTGATTTTGATGATGAAACATACCATTTAGGAGCTTTTTTTAATGATAAGCAAGTAGGTATTGTAACATTGATGAAAAGTGAAAATAATATCTTTGTAGATAATCAATATCAATTAAGAGGAATGGCAACTTTAATAGAAGTAAGAGGAAAAGGAATTGGTAAACAAATTGTAAATGAAGCACTATCCTTATTAAGGAATGATGGAGTTACTACTTTATGGTGTAATGCACGAGAAGAAGCTTCTTCTTTTTATAAAGGACTGGGTTTTACTATAGTAGGAGAGTCCTTTATTGTAGAAAAAGTAGGTGTACATTATGTAATGACTATTGACTTATAA
- a CDS encoding GNAT family N-acetyltransferase, with protein sequence MNLIFKPIDKERISKIIPLLTVVNTTTPSDILKLRVEEMTTYSNYECVGAFDNDKLIGICGLWYSTRHYIGKSVEPDHVVIDETYRGKNIGKQFFNWIYEYTKSKGCEAMELNTYTGNRKSHKFYYNEGFEIYGFHFLKVLREDNSFY encoded by the coding sequence ATGAATTTAATATTTAAACCTATTGATAAAGAAAGAATTTCTAAAATCATACCTTTATTAACAGTTGTAAACACTACTACCCCTAGTGATATTTTAAAATTACGTGTTGAAGAAATGACTACCTATTCAAACTACGAATGTGTAGGTGCTTTTGACAATGATAAATTAATAGGCATTTGCGGACTTTGGTATAGCACAAGACATTATATTGGTAAAAGTGTTGAACCTGATCATGTTGTTATAGATGAAACATATCGTGGGAAAAACATTGGTAAGCAATTTTTTAATTGGATTTATGAATACACTAAATCAAAAGGATGTGAAGCAATGGAATTAAATACCTATACAGGAAATAGAAAGTCTCATAAATTCTATTATAATGAAGGCTTCGAAATCTATGGTTTTCATTTTCTAAAAGTTTTAAGAGAAGATAACTCTTTTTATTAA
- a CDS encoding DUF4272 domain-containing protein produces MLFQKKIKPKKIKDKNTRELRSSGIEVIEHLPYLDSPEFREPKEIARRTMVLTALFQLHLQAPREIIKKWLKENGLLTKLNAEELEYLETEYSDLPEQTQTDIYWFVEAIWAFAWVGGFHNNLTLNTGVEDSLASLIPNIAKNEPAEKFISEFKLRNQVDIFKMLDKFYRAHWFARNNNLTGKQSDKVDLDIILERRKALEYTVYKEFDWDEISLNT; encoded by the coding sequence ATGTTGTTTCAAAAGAAAATTAAGCCTAAAAAAATAAAAGATAAGAATACTAGAGAATTACGTTCTTCTGGAATTGAAGTAATTGAACACCTACCCTATTTGGATAGTCCTGAATTTAGAGAACCAAAAGAAATTGCTCGTAGAACAATGGTTCTCACAGCATTATTTCAGTTGCATCTTCAAGCACCAAGAGAAATAATAAAAAAATGGCTTAAAGAAAACGGACTTTTAACGAAACTAAACGCTGAGGAATTAGAGTATTTGGAAACAGAATATTCTGACTTGCCCGAACAAACTCAAACCGATATTTATTGGTTTGTAGAAGCTATTTGGGCTTTCGCTTGGGTAGGTGGATTTCATAATAATCTGACTTTGAATACTGGTGTGGAAGATTCACTTGCTTCTTTAATTCCAAACATTGCGAAAAACGAACCAGCTGAAAAATTTATATCTGAATTCAAATTGAGAAATCAAGTGGATATCTTTAAAATGTTAGACAAGTTTTATCGTGCTCATTGGTTCGCTCGAAATAACAACTTAACTGGAAAACAATCGGACAAAGTTGATTTGGACATAATATTGGAAAGAAGAAAAGCATTAGAATATACAGTTTACAAAGAATTTGATTGGGATGAAATTTCACTTAACACGTAA
- a CDS encoding transposase — MYKNDKVIRRYSEPFKLKILAELTIGKHTKSELCKLYSIAPTTVNEWIKKYNRKDLMNTRVKVETKDEISRIKALQKEIEQLKKLLLKKDLDAMIEESYLEVAAEDLGYKSIADLKKKLSIKP, encoded by the coding sequence ATGTACAAAAATGACAAAGTAATTAGACGTTACAGCGAACCTTTTAAATTAAAAATTTTAGCCGAACTTACCATCGGAAAACACACAAAGAGCGAACTTTGTAAACTCTATTCCATTGCTCCTACAACAGTAAATGAGTGGATTAAAAAATACAACCGTAAAGACTTAATGAACACCAGAGTAAAAGTGGAAACTAAAGACGAAATATCTAGAATTAAAGCGCTTCAAAAAGAAATAGAACAGCTTAAAAAATTACTACTTAAAAAAGATCTGGATGCTATGATCGAAGAATCCTATCTTGAAGTAGCGGCGGAAGATCTCGGTTACAAATCTATTGCTGATCTAAAAAAAAAGTTAAGTATAAAGCCTTAA
- a CDS encoding IS3 family transposase, producing MKAKEKAKGFASLKTITHCFGHKRDAYYKYKSRADKRLKIEQQIINIVKKRRKSLPREGVRKLVKSLNVDFNKANIKVGRDTLFNVLRKHQMLTLRRRTSARTTNSYHRFYKYNNIIKGLEVTRNNQVWVSDITYIRTVKGFCYLALITDMHSRKIVGYDLSDSLELKGCVRALNKAIYQAKDIKQLIHHSDRGIQYCSNLYTQILKRKKIEISMTQENHCYENAMAERVNGILKDEFYLDQTFDNVSHAKRAAKNAINLYNEIRLHLSLDYKTPNMVYKLSA from the coding sequence ATTAAAGCTAAAGAAAAAGCTAAGGGATTTGCTTCTTTAAAGACTATAACCCATTGTTTTGGACATAAACGTGACGCGTATTATAAATACAAATCTAGAGCTGATAAACGTTTAAAAATAGAACAACAGATTATTAACATCGTTAAAAAAAGACGCAAATCCCTTCCTAGAGAAGGTGTAAGAAAACTTGTGAAATCGTTAAATGTAGATTTTAATAAAGCTAATATTAAAGTTGGTAGAGATACTTTATTTAATGTGCTTAGAAAACATCAAATGTTAACCCTTAGAAGGAGAACAAGTGCTAGAACCACAAACTCTTATCATCGTTTTTATAAATATAACAACATCATAAAAGGCCTGGAAGTTACTAGAAATAACCAAGTTTGGGTATCTGATATCACATACATTAGAACCGTAAAAGGGTTTTGCTATTTGGCTTTAATAACTGATATGCATTCTAGAAAAATAGTAGGTTACGACCTAAGTGATAGTTTAGAATTAAAAGGATGTGTAAGAGCTCTTAATAAGGCTATTTATCAAGCTAAAGACATTAAACAACTCATTCATCACTCGGATAGAGGAATACAGTATTGTAGTAATCTGTACACACAAATACTTAAAAGAAAAAAGATAGAGATTAGTATGACCCAAGAAAATCATTGTTACGAAAACGCAATGGCAGAGCGCGTAAATGGAATTTTAAAAGATGAATTTTATCTCGACCAAACCTTTGATAACGTGAGTCACGCAAAGAGAGCGGCAAAAAATGCAATTAATTTATACAACGAAATAAGATTACACTTATCTTTAGACTATAAAACACCTAATATGGTATATAAATTATCAGCTTAA
- the recR gene encoding recombination mediator RecR — MDFSSKLLENAVNEVSRLPGIGKRTALRLVLHLLKQPTENTKYLTEALASLRNDVKSCRKCHNISDTVLCDICASSNRNAEIVCVVEDIRDVMAIENTAQYRGLYHVLGGKISPIEGVGPQNLQIESLVEKVKEGEIKELIFALSSTMEGDTTNFYIYKQIEKYAIKTSTIARGISVGDELEFADEITLGRSIVNRIPFAQSLKS; from the coding sequence ATGGATTTTTCTTCAAAATTATTAGAAAATGCGGTAAATGAAGTAAGCAGATTACCAGGTATTGGTAAAAGAACTGCTTTACGATTAGTATTGCATTTATTAAAGCAACCTACTGAGAATACTAAATATTTAACTGAAGCATTAGCCTCATTAAGAAATGATGTAAAATCATGTAGAAAATGTCATAATATTTCAGATACAGTTTTGTGTGATATTTGTGCAAGTTCTAATAGAAATGCTGAAATTGTTTGTGTTGTTGAAGATATAAGAGATGTTATGGCTATTGAAAATACAGCTCAGTATAGAGGTTTGTATCATGTATTAGGAGGTAAAATATCACCTATTGAAGGAGTAGGACCTCAAAATTTACAGATAGAATCGTTAGTTGAAAAAGTAAAAGAAGGAGAGATTAAAGAGCTTATTTTTGCATTAAGTTCTACTATGGAAGGAGATACTACAAACTTTTATATTTATAAACAAATTGAAAAGTATGCTATTAAAACATCAACAATTGCAAGAGGTATTTCAGTGGGTGATGAATTAGAGTTTGCAGATGAAATTACCCTAGGGAGAAGTATTGTTAACCGTATACCTTTTGCGCAATCTTTAAAGAGTTAG
- a CDS encoding aminoacyl-histidine dipeptidase, whose product MNSEIRNLEPKTVWNHFSDLNAVPRPSKKEERVIQFMVDFGKKLNLETMVDNVGNVIIRKPASAGMENRKTIVMQSHLDMVHQKNADTVFDFDTQGIKMIVEGDWVKADGTTLGADNGLGVASIMAVLSSSDIAHPAIEALFTIDEETGMTGAMGLEGGILKGEILLNLDTEEDDEIGMGCAGGVDITATRNYTEEATPENTTSFEISVTGLNGGHSGMDIHKGLGNANKIMNRLLFDGFTNFGLRVSEINGGSLRNAIPRESFATVVIDSVSKEPFLYELNELINNIKAEFSSLEKNLSIELKEVTSPKNVMDLGVQEGLIKSVYASLNGVYRMSPDIENLVETSNNVARVIVKDGAIKIGCLTRSSSETNKWDLANSLRATFELAGFDVELSGSYPGWLPNVNSEILKIVTDLYIKLHNEKPHVAACHAGLECGILGQNYPEMDMVSFGPNIRGAHSPDERAQISSTQKYWAFLLEILKNIPARN is encoded by the coding sequence ATGAATTCAGAGATAAGAAACTTAGAACCTAAAACTGTTTGGAATCATTTTTCTGATCTAAACGCTGTACCACGTCCTTCTAAAAAAGAAGAAAGAGTAATTCAATTTATGGTTGATTTTGGGAAGAAATTAAACCTTGAAACCATGGTTGATAATGTAGGTAATGTAATTATTCGTAAACCTGCTTCTGCTGGAATGGAAAATAGAAAAACAATCGTTATGCAAAGCCATTTAGATATGGTTCATCAAAAAAATGCAGATACTGTTTTCGATTTCGATACTCAAGGTATAAAAATGATTGTTGAAGGTGACTGGGTAAAAGCTGACGGAACTACATTAGGTGCTGATAATGGATTAGGTGTTGCTTCAATTATGGCTGTTTTATCTTCTTCAGATATTGCTCACCCTGCAATTGAAGCTTTATTTACCATTGATGAAGAAACTGGAATGACAGGTGCAATGGGGCTTGAAGGTGGTATTTTAAAAGGTGAAATATTATTAAACTTAGATACCGAGGAAGACGATGAAATTGGTATGGGATGTGCTGGTGGTGTAGACATCACTGCTACAAGAAACTATACTGAAGAAGCTACTCCTGAAAACACAACATCTTTTGAAATTTCTGTTACTGGTTTAAATGGTGGTCATTCAGGAATGGATATTCATAAAGGTTTAGGAAATGCTAATAAAATAATGAATAGATTATTATTTGATGGCTTTACAAACTTTGGCTTACGTGTATCTGAAATTAACGGTGGTAGTTTACGCAATGCTATTCCTCGTGAAAGTTTTGCTACTGTTGTAATTGACAGTGTTTCAAAAGAACCATTTTTATATGAATTAAACGAACTTATTAATAATATTAAAGCTGAATTTTCTAGTTTAGAGAAAAACCTTTCTATTGAATTAAAAGAAGTGACTTCTCCTAAAAACGTTATGGATTTAGGAGTACAAGAAGGACTTATTAAATCAGTATATGCTTCTTTAAATGGTGTATACAGAATGAGTCCAGATATAGAAAACTTAGTAGAAACATCAAATAATGTAGCTCGTGTTATTGTAAAAGATGGGGCTATTAAAATTGGATGTTTAACACGTTCTTCTTCAGAAACTAATAAATGGGATTTAGCAAACTCTTTACGTGCTACTTTTGAACTTGCAGGTTTTGATGTTGAACTTTCTGGTTCTTACCCTGGATGGTTGCCAAATGTTAATTCTGAAATATTAAAAATAGTTACTGATTTATACATAAAACTACATAATGAGAAACCTCATGTGGCTGCTTGTCACGCTGGTTTAGAATGTGGTATTTTAGGTCAGAACTATCCTGAAATGGACATGGTTTCTTTTGGTCCTAATATAAGAGGTGCACACTCTCCAGATGAGCGCGCTCAAATTTCATCTACTCAAAAGTATTGGGCTTTTTTACTAGAAATATTAAAAAATATTCCTGCTAGAAATTAA
- a CDS encoding ACP phosphodiesterase, whose translation MNFLAHLYLSNNKKNIMIGNFIADHIRGNKFSHYTEEIQKGIFLHREIDTFTDTHKIVRQSKRRLHERYGHYDGVIIDIFYDHFLAINWKKYSQIPLNIYVKSVYNLLEENIEILPEKTQELLPYMIKYNWLYNYQFAKGIQEVLNGMNKRTKGKSQMNLASEDLLINYHLFEDDFTLFFEDLRIFCTEKLKTI comes from the coding sequence ATGAATTTTTTAGCTCATTTATACCTTTCAAATAATAAAAAAAACATCATGATTGGCAACTTTATAGCCGATCATATTCGAGGAAATAAATTTTCTCACTACACTGAAGAAATACAAAAAGGCATATTTTTACATCGTGAAATAGATACTTTTACTGATACTCATAAAATTGTTAGACAAAGTAAACGCAGACTTCATGAACGTTACGGACATTATGATGGTGTTATTATAGATATTTTTTACGATCACTTTTTAGCTATTAACTGGAAAAAATATTCACAAATACCTCTAAATATTTATGTGAAATCTGTCTATAATTTACTAGAAGAAAACATAGAAATTCTGCCTGAAAAAACACAAGAATTACTTCCTTATATGATTAAATATAATTGGTTATATAACTATCAATTCGCTAAGGGTATTCAAGAGGTTTTAAATGGAATGAATAAACGAACAAAAGGAAAATCTCAAATGAATTTAGCTTCAGAAGACTTGTTAATTAACTATCATTTATTTGAGGATGACTTCACCTTATTTTTTGAAGACTTACGAATTTTTTGCACAGAAAAATTAAAGACTATCTAA
- the ggt gene encoding gamma-glutamyltransferase encodes MKNLYILILFIFITNCKTTIKKENKIGLITDKAMVVSARKEASKIGVDILKKGGNAFDAMVATELALAVSYPYAGNIGGGGFMVYRKNTGEIGALDYREKAPLASERDMYLDSLGAIIENKSTLGATAVGVPGTVAGVFEVHRKFGSLSIKEIIQPVIELAKNGVIVTEKQEKRLQKHRSNFFKANKDSIHLTREWKKGDTIKYKALAETLTRIQKNGRDEFYKGETAKKLAAFLQENGGYITEEDLAKYEAKWRTPITFQYDDLRIISMSPPSSGGICLAQIMNSIEPYDLHNFGHNSTKSIQLITEAERRAYADRSYFLGDPDFVSIPQKELISKKYATKRMSNFSFEKPTSSKDISHGNIEIIESNETTHYSIVDQFGNAVSVTTTINAGYGSKLYCSELGFFLNNEMDDFSSKPGVPNMFGLLGAEANKIVPEKRMLSSMTPTIVEKNGNLFMVVGTPGGSTIITSVLQTILNVHEYKMGMQEAVNQPRFHHQWFPDDIKMEPNGFSTEVKNKLHQIGYNLNEKNSLVIGKVDAILVLPNGKLEGGADQRGDDKAEGF; translated from the coding sequence ATGAAAAATTTATATATTTTAATTCTATTTATATTTATTACCAACTGTAAAACTACTATTAAAAAGGAAAATAAAATTGGCTTAATAACAGATAAAGCAATGGTAGTTTCTGCTAGGAAAGAAGCTTCTAAAATTGGTGTAGATATTTTAAAAAAAGGAGGTAATGCTTTCGATGCAATGGTTGCCACTGAGCTAGCCTTAGCTGTTTCTTATCCGTATGCAGGAAACATTGGAGGCGGTGGTTTTATGGTTTACAGGAAAAACACCGGTGAAATTGGCGCTCTAGATTATAGAGAAAAAGCCCCATTAGCTTCTGAAAGAGACATGTATTTAGATTCTTTAGGTGCAATTATTGAAAACAAAAGTACTTTAGGTGCTACTGCTGTAGGTGTACCAGGAACCGTTGCTGGTGTTTTTGAAGTTCATCGAAAATTTGGCTCTTTATCAATTAAAGAAATTATTCAACCCGTAATTGAATTAGCTAAAAATGGAGTTATTGTTACCGAAAAACAAGAAAAAAGACTTCAAAAGCATCGTTCTAACTTTTTTAAAGCTAATAAAGATAGTATTCATTTAACAAGAGAATGGAAAAAAGGAGATACTATAAAATATAAAGCTTTGGCAGAAACTTTAACTAGAATTCAAAAAAATGGTAGAGATGAATTTTATAAAGGAGAAACTGCAAAAAAACTTGCTGCTTTTTTGCAAGAAAATGGTGGTTATATTACAGAAGAAGATTTAGCTAAATATGAAGCTAAATGGCGAACTCCAATTACTTTTCAGTATGATGATTTACGAATTATTTCAATGTCTCCACCTTCAAGTGGTGGAATTTGTTTAGCGCAAATCATGAATAGTATTGAACCTTATGATTTACATAACTTTGGACATAACTCAACTAAATCAATTCAATTAATTACAGAAGCTGAACGAAGAGCTTATGCCGACAGAAGTTATTTTTTAGGTGATCCTGATTTTGTTTCTATTCCACAAAAAGAGTTAATAAGTAAAAAATATGCAACTAAACGAATGAGTAACTTTTCATTTGAAAAACCTACTTCTTCCAAAGATATTTCACATGGTAACATTGAAATAATTGAAAGTAATGAAACCACTCATTACTCTATTGTTGATCAGTTTGGGAACGCTGTTTCTGTTACTACTACAATTAATGCTGGCTATGGATCTAAATTATATTGTTCAGAGCTAGGTTTTTTCTTGAACAATGAAATGGATGATTTTAGCAGCAAACCAGGTGTACCTAATATGTTTGGTTTGTTAGGAGCTGAAGCCAATAAAATTGTTCCTGAAAAGCGCATGTTAAGCTCTATGACACCTACTATCGTAGAAAAAAACGGAAATCTATTTATGGTCGTTGGAACTCCAGGAGGATCTACCATTATCACCTCAGTTTTACAAACTATTTTAAATGTTCATGAATATAAAATGGGAATGCAAGAAGCAGTAAATCAACCAAGATTTCATCATCAATGGTTTCCTGATGATATTAAAATGGAACCAAATGGATTTTCAACTGAAGTTAAAAATAAATTACACCAAATTGGCTACAATTTAAATGAAAAAAACTCTCTTGTTATTGGAAAAGTAGATGCTATTTTAGTACTGCCTAACGGTAAATTAGAAGGAGGTGCTGATCAAAGAGGAGATGATAAAGCTGAAGGGTTTTAA
- a CDS encoding MBL fold metallo-hydrolase produces MRKQKIIILINLIFVFAACGDSENSSTPQHTIKENWYTTTKVTKNTYSIAEPKSSQRNVSYLIVGDEKAIMFDTGSGENSGQDGTKMIYKLKELTSLPITLLLSHFHFDHNQNIGEFKKVAFPDVPFLKQKVVNSTYSFTSEDLFIGNYPKNVTVNEWLPIKTDIDLGNKKIQIINIPGHTSESVAIIDTTDKVAFLGDYLYNGELFLFNVDDIKKYKESVDYLLSILDINYRLFGAHGTPEVSFNKLKDLQEFLKCIQESICTGVKEKYSGYNTLLYKNNDLSIRIFI; encoded by the coding sequence ATGAGAAAACAAAAGATTATTATACTTATTAATTTAATATTTGTTTTTGCTGCCTGCGGTGATTCAGAGAATTCATCTACTCCTCAACATACCATAAAAGAGAACTGGTATACTACTACTAAAGTTACCAAAAACACATATAGTATTGCTGAACCCAAAAGTTCTCAGAGAAATGTAAGTTATTTAATAGTTGGAGATGAAAAAGCGATTATGTTTGACACTGGATCCGGAGAAAATTCAGGTCAAGATGGTACAAAAATGATTTACAAACTTAAAGAATTAACTTCCCTTCCTATTACTTTGCTACTTTCTCATTTTCATTTTGATCATAATCAAAATATAGGTGAGTTTAAAAAGGTAGCTTTTCCTGATGTACCCTTTTTAAAACAAAAGGTTGTAAATAGTACATATTCTTTTACTAGTGAAGATTTATTCATTGGTAATTACCCTAAAAACGTTACAGTTAATGAATGGTTACCAATTAAAACTGATATTGATTTAGGAAACAAAAAAATTCAAATTATAAATATTCCAGGACATACTTCTGAATCAGTAGCTATTATTGATACCACAGATAAAGTTGCTTTTCTAGGTGATTACTTATACAATGGGGAACTATTTTTATTTAATGTTGATGATATAAAGAAATATAAAGAAAGTGTTGATTATTTACTTTCGATTTTAGATATCAATTACAGATTATTTGGTGCCCACGGTACTCCTGAAGTAAGTTTTAATAAACTAAAAGACCTTCAAGAATTTTTAAAATGTATTCAAGAAAGTATATGTACTGGGGTAAAAGAAAAGTATTCAGGATATAATACGCTCCTATATAAAAACAATGACTTATCTATTAGAATTTTTATATAA